The region ACATTAttcattgaaatttgaaaaaaaaaaagtacatatGAAAAGACAAAGCTGAAGGTGTCTTTGAACTAACTTTCTGATTGGCAAAGTTGTGAAGCAAATTATTTAAGGCAGAgttaaaaatcaaaacaaaagaaaaccatATAACTGTCAACAACAAGTACAAGAAAAAATGATAGTTAAAGAATCTTTGTGACTTTAAGTAAGAAGTATATCTACATAGATaatcccaaaaaaaaaatggtctgCAATCAGAGAAGGCAATCACAGCTACTAATCATGTGAGTCTAATTTTAAGGAGCTTCGGTAATTCTTATAGGAACAAGTTGTACATCTAAGCACATGCAATGGACCACAACAAAAGTGGATCAGAAATTCGTGGTAGCTGTATCAAATACCACCAGGGGGTAGGAATTTTCCACGTTTTAGTCTAACCAACAAGGAGTAAAACTCAAATTATTAAAACTCAGTAATTGTTCCTTGAAACGTAGAAGTATACTATTTATATTGCAAGTCAAACTGAAACAGCCTATATCAGAGGTAGTTGCAAAAAGATGACAAACATCAGGaaataaaggaaacaaaagATGGGAGCGGATGGGAGTCAAGGATCCCCCAAGCAAGATAAACTCCCTGCTCTAATTTTCCAATTATGATCCTCCAAAAAGATGCCTTCTCATCAGTACATAATTCCTTACAACAGAAATACACACATCACACTCCGCAAACTAACTACCAGCCAAATTCCCCTTTCTACCCCTTCTACCTTTTACAAAAGCAAAAACACAAATTATTAGTTAGGCTTGGTGGTGGTGACAGTGGTGGCCCTTTATCAGTTTGAGTCGCTGTTCCTAACACAaatcaacatttaaaaaattacagtagATTCCAAAGCTACCGATGATTTAATTTACTGTTCTCAAAATCAGATTTATTTAACTTATCTGCAACTCTCATTGTTAGATTAGGTCCAAATATAGGCCAGACTTCAAATCCTCAATCAGAAAATAGTCTGCCTCTGACGGtccaaaaacagtagccaaaaatGAGTATCGGCTACATTGCATTGTTCTGATTGGATGGAGATACAATAGATACACCTTACTGCCATTTAGAGAAGCAATTTTCATAACTCATGAGTAATTTATTTTAGAGACAGATCACGTTAGATGAATAGAAAACAGTAAAAATGCAATCTTATGGTCTGCCAGAATTGCCACTCATCACTGATATATGAAAGCCAAAACAAGACACAGTAAGAGACTCAAGAAGCAGGGATGACCGAACTTTTACTAGATTTATGGTTAGAAACTTTAATTCTTCTGGTTAAAGTTGAGAAGTGAATAATGCTAGCTATTTCACAATTCCTCGAAGGTTAAAACTGTAGCAAGAAATTGTAATTCAAAGATAAGTGAAAAAGTATAACAAACAAGATATTTCAAAttagaaaataacatttaaacaGAAAGCTTCATTTCTTGCTGATTTCATGCTCCAATTAATGGAGAACTTTTTTAAGTATTCTGAAAAATGCTACCCATTTTCAGATCACCCCGAGATATTTGAAAGCTGACAACTTCAAACAATAACAGACAAGAAAACTAACTATCGTTTAGTTATTTCCTTAATGGAAATGATCTCTCACTATGCTACTTATATGATATCACCCAATACCAGAAAAAAGTAAGTCACAAAGTCAGCTACCAACCacgaaaaattaagaaaatgtcaATCAGTAGATTTACAGCCCATTTTTTGTTCATTGGGGTTGGCTTTCATACAACCAATtaaactattaataaaaaataaggttTCTTGTTTAAAATTCAATGCCTGAAGTACATTCCTCCAACGTTTAAACTAAAGGTAATGATGGCATGGTACACCACATTAACTATTTAAGTCTTTGAAATGTGTAGACATAATAGCATACCTTCTTTAGCCGCTCCTCTATAGCATTCAAAGCCCGTGACTGATCAACTCTTGATAGATAGAAATCCCTCTCTCTCTTGGCAGCAGAAAGTTCTACAGCCAGCTTTTGCTCCCGAATAGCTTTCTTAAAGGCTGTAAGATATACATTGTTTCAACACAAACAGCTTAAGGTCCACCAGTAAAACAACACACTGATCTTAAAGCGCTCACCTAGTTCTTCAGTCAGATCATCCCACTTGAATTTACTTAAGTACTTAATATTCCAAAGGTCATAGTAGAATGATGACCTCTTTCTCCCCCCTTGAAGACAAACAATACAAAATCAGAAACTTGAAAACCAAATCCATACATACAGACACAAGTCAAACAAAAATATCCTGCTGCACTAAGCGTGCTGCACTATGAAACATCATATTctatttaactaaattaaagaataaacCAATTCTACGGTTTATAAAACAACATTACGATTCTCATCAAAAAGACTCAAGAAGCAAGAACAATAGGAATAACTACTCCATGTACTGCTACTACAGATAAACACcatatcaattttcaaaaaatttcataCAGATGTATAATAGTCAAACCATGAGAATTAAGACATACTAATATTCTAGAATTGTTAAGAGACAACATAACAATTTTCGTTTAAGAATGAATACCATAGAGAGAGCAGCAGGTGTCTGACAGTGACAAGATTCAAAACATACCTATTTGTTCACCATTTAACATATTGGCAACCCTCTTAGCAACCCTTTTATCACCGAATTCAACCCATCTACACAGCAGAGAGAAAACCAATGATCATATTCAAatctcaacaacaaaaaatcagCAACCATTGGAACAACTTCAATCAGATACCAATCCTAttccaaaataaaacataagtaAATACCCTTCTGAATATTCTTGGTCTCGGGATCCACGGGACCGCTTAGAAGGCACTTGGGTAGCAGAACCTgagaaattcaaataataataaagtctCCAAGcacaacaaaattcaaaataaatacataatatacaCCTTCTAGAATTTAATTAGAATGCCCAGATATGTAAGGTGATTTCCATTTACTAACTTCTTATATAGCTATAGACATATGGTTACTATGCTTTTCTGGCATCCAAACCATAAAAATGATGCCGCTCTTATTATTCTGCAAAATTTACCTTGTAAGTTTTTTTCTTGATCATTTCTTACTAccgtattttaaattttcacgCATGTGTAACAAAACACTGCTGGAAAAATGCATGAAACTTAGCTGGTAAAATTCACGAACTGATGATGGTTGAACGGTAAAAAGTACAACTGagctaaaaaataaagtagtaaTTTCACAATAAAGGTTAAAatccaattgaaaaaaaaaggagactAAAACATAAACCAACGAAACATCATCAATGGTTTAATTTAATGTTCTTTCAGACACTAAAATCAAGTTTTCtccaaataaaaagaacaatccaaaaatttagagAGACCTTGAGGAGAGAGAAAAATTCGTTGGATATCACCGAACTGAGAGAGAATGTGGCGAAGCTTTACATGGTCCATGTGAGGAGGGATTCGGCTCAAATAGCACACGCCGCGCTTCTCCGCGTCCTTCGACgccactttcttcttcttcttctttgttttctttactTTCGCGTTTTCGCCGTTGGATGTAATTTCTTCTGCGTCAATTTCAGCgtcctctttttctttctccgaAGAATTCATCGTTTTCTAGTGTCTGCCGCAAcaccttcttcctcttcttctggTTCAAGCTGATTAACAAACCACGAATTTTGCTCACACTAGAATTTTGCTGAATAACAAAACACGAATTTAGGTGACATTTGGTTTTACTTACCTCTCTCTGCCGCGACGCACGATGCAACAAAAAGAAGCACCACTTTCTTTTTCACAAGCTTCGAGCAATGGAGGTGCAGGGCGTTGCAGGCTTCCGGCAATGGATGTGCGGCCTTCCGGTCCGGCTATGGAGGTGCACAATCTCTCTAGTGAGGTGCAGCGCTGATATGTGAAAGAAGGAAAATAATAGggttttcaatatattttcttaatgaaAGATTATTTTGATTGGGctatggggtgcaggaagaaaggtTTTTTTGGGCTAAGGTTGAGGCCCGTGGAAAATAAAAGGTTTGGACTGTATTTCTTTTAGCATATaggtttcttcctgcacctctaaTCACACTTCATCTGTACccagaaaaatttaaaattcctattttgtttatcaattaaaagtaattatatttttattctcagTTACTTA is a window of Vigna unguiculata cultivar IT97K-499-35 chromosome 4, ASM411807v1, whole genome shotgun sequence DNA encoding:
- the LOC114181120 gene encoding pre-rRNA-processing protein esf2 isoform X2, with the protein product MNSSEKEKEDAEIDAEEITSNGENAKVKKTKKKKKKVASKDAEKRGVCYLSRIPPHMDHVKLRHILSQFGDIQRIFLSPQGSATQVPSKRSRGSRDQEYSEGWVEFGDKRVAKRVANMLNGEQIGGRKRSSFYYDLWNIKYLSKFKWDDLTEELAFKKAIREQKLAVELSAAKRERDFYLSRVDQSRALNAIEERLKK
- the LOC114181120 gene encoding pre-rRNA-processing protein esf2 isoform X1, whose product is MNSSEKEKEDAEIDAEEITSNGENAKVKKTKKKKKKVASKDAEKRGVCYLSRIPPHMDHVKLRHILSQFGDIQRIFLSPQGSATQVPSKRSRGSRDQEYSEGWVEFGDKRVAKRVANMLNGEQIGGRKRSSFYYDLWNIKYLSKFKWDDLTEELAFKKAIREQKLAVELSAAKRERDFYLSRVDQSRALNAIEERLKKKQKIEQDSGVAKVIRHFPQTKPIAADAKKSKPELSDDVLDAVFGGS